From the genome of Denticeps clupeoides chromosome 4, fDenClu1.1, whole genome shotgun sequence, one region includes:
- the sfrp2 gene encoding secreted frizzled-related protein 2 encodes MRCAVLSLVWAVALPACVGAVHGMYAFGQPELFQRRRSCKAIPNNLQLCHDIEYAEMRLPNLLGHETMNEVLQQAASWIPLVQKRCHPDTRKFLCSLFAPVCLDDLDEPIQPCRSLCESVKRGCAPVMAAFGYPWPEMLDCERFPLDNDLCIPPAGVGFAPATREVPRVCDACKEKAEDDNEIVDNLCKNDFALKMKVKEISYMNGDTKIVPETKSKTIYKMNGVTERDLRKTVLWLKDGLQCVCDEMSDINATYLVMGQKQDGNLVITSLKRWQRGQREFKRISRSIRKLQC; translated from the exons ATGAGGTGCGCCGTGCTGTCGCTGGTCTGGGCCGTGGCCCTGCCCGCCTGCGTGGGAGCGGTCCACGGGATGTACGCGTTCGGCCAGCCCGAGCTGTTCCAGCGCAGGCGCAGCTGCAAGGCCATCCCCAACAACCTGCAGCTCTGCCACGACATCGAGTACGCCGAGATGCGCCTGCCGAACCTGCTCGGACACGAGACCATGAACGAGGTGCTGCAGCAGGCCGCCTCCTGGATCCCCCTGGTGCAGAAGCGCTGCCACCCGGACACCCGCAAGTTCCTCTGCTCGCTCTTCGCCCCGGTGTGCCTGGACGACCTGGACGAGCCCATCCAGCCCTGCAGGTCCCTGTGCGAGAGCGTCAAGCGGGGCTGCGCGCCCGTCATGGCCGCGTTCGGGTACCCGTGGCCCGAGATGCTGGACTGCGAGCGCTTCCCTCTCGACAACGACCTGTGCATCCCCCCGGCGGGCGTGGGCTTCGCGCCCGCCACCAGAGAAG TGCCCAGGGTGTGCGACGCCTGCAAAGAGAAGGCGGAGGACGACAACGAGATCGTGGACAACCTCTGCAAGAACGACTTTG CTCTGAAAATGAAAGTCAAGGAGATCTCCTACATGAACGGCGACACCAAGATCGTGCCGGAGACCAAGAGCAAGACCATCTACAAGATGAACGGGGTGACGGAACGCGACCTGAGGAAGACGGTGCTGTGGCTGAAGGACGGCCTGCAGTGCGTCTGCGACGAGATGAGCGACATCAATGCCACCTACCTCGTCATGGGCCAGAAGCAGGACGGCAACCTGGTCATCACCTCGCTGAAACGCTGGCAGAGGGGCCAGCGGGAGTTCAAGCGGATCTCGCGCAGCATCCGCAAGCTGCAGTGCTAG